A genome region from Nitrospirota bacterium includes the following:
- the asnB gene encoding asparagine synthase (glutamine-hydrolyzing), translated as MCGVVGIFDWRGEVVPDAVILAMRDRMIRRGPDDAGLFTHRDRDLFVGLGHRRLSIIDLSPSGRQPMATADGSLWIAFNGEIFNYREIRNELLATGRYAFRSQTDTEVILYGVREWGLDGCLARLRGMYAFALFDAMERTLTLVRDPLGVKPLYYSRRPGGLIFASEIKAILAHPDAKPAIDDEALFHYLTFANAPAPRTFFDDVAKLESGTYLVVDRRGRVHQRRFWDPARFAPHDPAIPERDYMDELRRLLRQAVARRMVSDVPFGAFLSGGVDSSLNVALMAELLDRPVETYSIGIQDDPSNEFAHARFIAQRFGANHHEIVIDDRDFIEFLPRMAYHQDEPLADPVCVPLYYLAKLARESGTPVVQVGEGSDELFAGYSMYHAFARWERAAYRPYQRLPRPLRRLAHAILEGFLPAEYADALRRAADEEPPFLGNAVAFWDCEKRGLLKPERLMPRSSGRLIGDLASPFKDRELLDRILALELRNRLPELLLMRVDKMSMACSVEARVPFLDEDVVEFALRIPAALKFRDGEGKYLLKQAARGLIPDEVIFRSKQGFCGSATTMLSDAVTRFARERILGSPLVAERFNRPFIERLFDRHRRRKRFNSFKIWNLLNLVLWHACWFEETPRDSATREPGASF; from the coding sequence ATGTGCGGCGTGGTCGGCATCTTCGATTGGCGCGGAGAGGTGGTTCCGGACGCCGTCATCCTCGCCATGCGCGATCGCATGATCAGGCGGGGTCCGGACGACGCCGGCTTGTTCACGCATCGGGATCGCGATCTGTTCGTCGGGCTCGGTCATCGCCGGCTGTCGATCATCGACCTGTCGCCGTCTGGCCGGCAACCGATGGCGACGGCCGACGGCTCGTTGTGGATCGCATTCAACGGCGAAATCTTCAACTATCGGGAGATCCGGAACGAACTCCTGGCGACCGGGCGCTACGCGTTCCGCTCGCAGACGGACACGGAGGTGATCCTCTACGGCGTCCGGGAGTGGGGCCTCGACGGATGCCTGGCTCGCCTGCGAGGCATGTACGCGTTCGCCCTCTTCGACGCTATGGAGAGAACGCTCACATTGGTTCGAGATCCGCTCGGCGTCAAGCCGCTCTATTATTCGCGCCGGCCCGGCGGCCTGATCTTCGCGTCGGAGATCAAGGCGATCCTGGCGCATCCCGACGCGAAACCGGCCATCGACGACGAGGCCCTCTTTCACTACCTGACGTTCGCCAACGCGCCGGCGCCGCGGACCTTTTTCGACGACGTCGCCAAGCTGGAGAGCGGGACCTATCTTGTCGTCGATCGCCGTGGCCGGGTGCATCAGCGCCGGTTCTGGGATCCGGCCCGGTTCGCGCCGCACGACCCGGCGATTCCCGAACGCGATTACATGGACGAACTCCGCCGCCTGCTGCGGCAGGCGGTGGCGCGCCGGATGGTCTCCGACGTGCCGTTCGGCGCGTTCTTGAGCGGCGGGGTCGATTCCTCGCTGAATGTGGCGCTCATGGCCGAACTCCTGGACCGACCCGTCGAGACGTACTCCATCGGCATCCAGGACGACCCATCGAACGAGTTCGCCCACGCCCGATTCATCGCGCAACGGTTTGGCGCGAACCATCACGAGATCGTCATCGACGATCGGGACTTCATCGAGTTCCTACCGCGCATGGCTTATCACCAGGACGAGCCGCTGGCCGATCCGGTCTGCGTGCCGCTGTACTACCTGGCGAAGCTGGCGCGAGAGTCCGGGACCCCGGTGGTTCAGGTGGGAGAGGGCAGCGACGAACTGTTCGCCGGCTATTCGATGTACCACGCCTTCGCCCGGTGGGAACGGGCCGCCTACCGGCCGTACCAGCGTCTGCCGCGCCCGCTGCGCCGACTCGCCCACGCGATTCTCGAAGGTTTCCTGCCCGCCGAGTACGCGGATGCCCTCCGACGGGCGGCCGACGAGGAACCCCCGTTTCTCGGAAACGCCGTCGCCTTTTGGGACTGTGAAAAGCGCGGCTTGCTCAAGCCTGAGCGGCTGATGCCTCGCTCCTCCGGACGGCTCATCGGCGACCTGGCGTCGCCGTTCAAGGACCGGGAACTGCTGGATCGCATCCTCGCGCTCGAATTGCGGAACCGACTTCCGGAACTGCTCTTGATGCGCGTGGATAAGATGAGCATGGCCTGCTCCGTCGAGGCGCGCGTGCCGTTTCTGGATGAGGACGTCGTGGAGTTCGCGCTGCGGATCCCCGCTGCCCTCAAGTTCCGCGACGGAGAGGGGAAGTATCTCCTGAAGCAGGCGGCCCGCGGCCTCATCCCGGACGAGGTGATTTTCCGGAGCAAACAGGGATTTTGCGGCTCCGCCACGACCATGTTGAGCGACGCGGTGACGCGGTTCGCGCGCGAACGGATTCTCGGCAGCCCGCTGGTCGCCGAGCGGTTCAACCGTCCGTTCATCGAACGGCTCTTTGACCGCCACCGGCGGCGCAAGCGCTTCAACAGCTTCAAGATCTGGAATCTCCTCAATCTCGTCCTGTGGCACGCCTGCTGGTTCGAAGAGACGCCCCGCGACTCCGCCACCCGAGAACCCGGCGCATCCTTTTAA
- a CDS encoding alginate lyase family protein, which translates to MTSDAAGTMPFHSFRVSRTLAWYARRASVMSPAELISRAGEQCALKAWQVGHRFGWLTADAPVRDAGRLAFCVASTPQLPELPWALDALADSAEGLVEGRFRALGHEWAWSEDPDIWRRAPDTGRLWPNTFFASIPYREGNPYGDVRVAWEPARLQHLIALALISRTAEASLRRRAVQSLEARLRSWRKANPFLTGIHYISAMECALRLLAVCHAIDIARPWLSDPEGTWPVVTGLIRGHAEFIRRRLSIGSSLGNHTVAEAAGLVYAGILFPELQGDGGWSAAGLRLLEHEASHQILDDGGGAEQGFRYQRVVSDLYRLVVALLRQRNRPVPAALERAVARSQAFDAAFGWPAERWPAIGDGDDGYALSPFLRFPRGEPAPVPATSTFRSSGYTVVTRADGARSRLIFDHGPLGMAPCYAHGHADALSVLLDIDDLEVLIDPGTYTYTGEPSWRRYFRGTSAHNTVTVDGLDQAVQEAAFLWTQPFYTRLAHRDTNPDGSVALVASHDGYLKRLGVLHWRALLYQPPSRWVILDRLTGRGVHRLDANWHLGADPFVEAGSSVLRSGATAVRIDVTGGAVSWHRGETDPPSGWRSPAYGVKVPIATVRCRYEGPLPHEFVTVVRADHDGSRRWVPGAALARLRRLIDEAGAY; encoded by the coding sequence ATGACGTCTGACGCCGCCGGAACGATGCCGTTTCATTCCTTCCGTGTCTCCCGGACACTGGCCTGGTACGCCAGGCGCGCGAGCGTGATGAGTCCCGCCGAACTGATTAGTCGGGCGGGCGAGCAGTGCGCGCTGAAGGCCTGGCAGGTCGGCCATCGCTTCGGGTGGCTGACGGCGGACGCTCCGGTCCGCGATGCCGGCCGCCTGGCGTTTTGCGTTGCCTCGACACCGCAATTGCCGGAGTTGCCCTGGGCGCTCGACGCCCTCGCGGACTCGGCGGAGGGGTTGGTGGAGGGGCGTTTCCGCGCGCTCGGCCATGAGTGGGCATGGAGTGAGGATCCGGACATCTGGCGCCGGGCGCCGGACACCGGCAGGCTCTGGCCGAATACGTTCTTCGCGAGCATTCCGTATCGCGAAGGCAATCCGTACGGGGACGTGCGCGTTGCATGGGAGCCCGCGCGGCTTCAGCATCTGATTGCGCTGGCGTTGATCTCACGAACGGCTGAAGCGAGCCTGCGCCGCCGCGCCGTTCAGTCGCTGGAAGCCCGGCTCCGGTCATGGCGCAAGGCCAACCCGTTTCTCACCGGCATTCATTACATTTCGGCGATGGAATGCGCGCTCCGTCTCTTGGCCGTGTGTCACGCGATCGACATCGCCCGGCCCTGGTTGAGCGATCCCGAGGGAACGTGGCCCGTTGTGACAGGTCTGATCCGCGGGCACGCCGAATTCATCCGACGCCGGCTGTCCATCGGTTCGTCTCTCGGGAACCATACCGTCGCGGAGGCGGCCGGGCTCGTGTACGCCGGTATCCTGTTTCCGGAGCTGCAAGGCGATGGAGGCTGGTCGGCCGCCGGACTCCGGTTGCTGGAGCACGAAGCTTCCCACCAGATCCTCGACGACGGCGGCGGCGCGGAGCAGGGATTCCGGTATCAGCGGGTGGTCTCGGACCTGTACCGACTCGTCGTGGCCCTGCTCAGACAGAGAAACCGGCCCGTGCCTGCGGCGCTGGAGCGGGCCGTGGCGCGCAGTCAGGCGTTCGACGCCGCGTTCGGTTGGCCGGCTGAACGTTGGCCGGCGATCGGCGACGGCGACGACGGCTACGCGCTGTCCCCGTTTCTGCGGTTTCCCCGTGGAGAGCCGGCGCCGGTACCCGCGACGTCCACGTTCAGGTCCTCGGGCTATACAGTCGTCACGCGGGCGGACGGCGCCCGCTCGCGCCTGATCTTCGACCACGGGCCGCTCGGGATGGCCCCCTGCTACGCGCACGGCCACGCCGACGCGCTCTCGGTCCTGTTGGACATCGACGACCTGGAAGTCCTGATCGATCCGGGAACTTACACATACACCGGCGAGCCTTCGTGGAGGAGGTACTTCCGCGGAACCAGCGCTCACAACACCGTGACGGTGGACGGACTGGATCAAGCCGTCCAGGAAGCCGCCTTCTTGTGGACGCAGCCGTTTTATACCCGGCTCGCGCATCGGGACACAAATCCGGACGGAAGCGTCGCGCTCGTGGCGAGCCATGACGGCTATCTGAAACGGCTCGGCGTCCTGCACTGGCGGGCGCTGCTGTACCAACCGCCGAGCCGCTGGGTGATTCTGGATCGGCTGACGGGGCGCGGCGTCCATCGGCTCGATGCGAACTGGCATCTGGGGGCCGATCCCTTTGTGGAGGCCGGCTCGTCCGTGCTCCGGTCCGGGGCGACGGCCGTCCGAATCGACGTCACGGGTGGAGCGGTGTCATGGCACCGCGGAGAAACCGATCCGCCGTCCGGCTGGAGGTCTCCGGCGTACGGGGTCAAGGTGCCCATCGCGACGGTGCGCTGCCGTTACGAAGGGCCGTTGCCCCATGAGTTCGTCACGGTGGTCCGGGCGGATCACGACGGAAGTCGGCGATGGGTGCCGGGGGCCGCGCTCGCGCGACTTCGGCGGTTGATCGATGAAGCCGGCGCGTACTGA
- a CDS encoding glycosyltransferase family 4 protein, with product MELTASVVDACETSEAAGVRPGRRPRIAVVLPSDFDERPTGGMLTAVKRLLSQIEPSRFEVVLFGLTWKPEEPVGLVSSRTINGEIYPFIPLYRVPVEDLDHRRPRLPLRARTFWACLVRGRRLLDRSFDLVYLHAPELLPLVLPKRHLVVYTVHGVEEAGALCSRYRFARTRIVLGLYRRVIAMLIERADRVLCIDEECYRLYTTRWPARAKDFRLSPLTVDPEVFKPLRSARTPHLRACLGLQADMRVVLYVGRLSRLKGVHLILDAFTAATRDHPDLQLAIVGNGEEEGALRAQVSERGVSERVVFAGKIPHDELLRWYNAADVCVAASERESVGLTVLEALACGTPVVATRVGVAPLVIRDGINGALVEHRTSQALARGIEVALRLGRGAQEACVAATREYGRTSVPLGEVMQELLASRRTQTADRCFEKAQQQIANNP from the coding sequence ATGGAATTGACGGCATCGGTTGTCGATGCGTGTGAAACGAGCGAGGCCGCGGGTGTTCGGCCCGGGAGGCGCCCGCGCATCGCGGTGGTGCTGCCGAGCGATTTCGACGAGCGGCCGACCGGCGGGATGCTGACCGCGGTGAAACGTCTGCTTTCCCAGATCGAGCCATCACGTTTCGAAGTGGTCTTGTTCGGGCTGACCTGGAAGCCGGAGGAACCGGTAGGCCTCGTGTCTTCCCGCACGATCAACGGGGAAATCTATCCGTTCATTCCCCTATATCGCGTGCCGGTGGAGGATTTGGATCACCGCCGGCCGCGGCTTCCCTTGCGGGCGCGCACCTTTTGGGCCTGCCTTGTGCGCGGCCGGCGCCTGCTCGACCGGTCGTTCGACCTGGTGTACCTCCATGCTCCGGAACTGCTGCCCCTCGTCCTGCCGAAGCGGCACCTCGTCGTCTACACCGTCCACGGGGTGGAGGAAGCCGGAGCTCTGTGCTCCCGGTATCGGTTCGCGAGGACGAGGATTGTTCTCGGTCTCTATCGGCGGGTCATCGCGATGCTCATCGAACGGGCCGATCGCGTGCTGTGCATCGATGAGGAATGTTATCGACTCTATACGACCCGGTGGCCCGCGCGAGCGAAGGATTTCCGCCTCTCGCCCCTCACCGTGGATCCGGAGGTCTTCAAGCCACTGCGCTCCGCGCGCACGCCGCACCTGCGGGCCTGTCTCGGCCTGCAGGCGGATATGCGCGTCGTGCTCTACGTCGGCCGGCTGAGTCGCCTCAAGGGCGTCCACCTGATTCTGGACGCCTTCACCGCGGCAACTCGGGATCACCCGGATCTGCAGTTGGCGATCGTGGGCAACGGCGAGGAAGAAGGCGCACTCCGGGCGCAAGTCTCCGAACGGGGTGTCTCCGAGCGGGTCGTGTTCGCCGGGAAGATCCCGCATGACGAGTTGCTGCGCTGGTACAACGCCGCCGACGTGTGCGTCGCGGCGTCCGAACGTGAAAGTGTGGGCTTGACTGTTCTCGAGGCACTGGCCTGCGGGACGCCGGTGGTGGCCACCCGCGTCGGCGTCGCGCCGCTCGTCATCCGCGACGGCATCAACGGCGCGTTGGTGGAGCATCGGACTTCCCAAGCTCTAGCCAGAGGTATCGAGGTCGCGCTGCGGCTCGGACGGGGCGCCCAAGAGGCTTGTGTGGCCGCCACCCGCGAATACGGCCGGACGTCGGTACCCCTCGGAGAGGTCATGCAGGAGCTGTTGGCGTCGAGACGGACACAGACGGCTGATCGCTGCTTTGAAAAAGCCCAGCAGCAAATAGCGAACAACCCGTAG
- a CDS encoding glycosyltransferase, with the protein MRLIIHAPFMYAGGGKSLLLGLLRGLRDHREDFSQVMVVRDRRFEEDYIRGSEATVLATVDPTLRSWLRAERLLAATAQEDDVVLCLANVPPLFRTKGFVVTYVQNTYVAGTDPGVRLSWPRRFPIWFQRAWFRLTLDHSHLFFVQTPSMRDRLLARTPIRRERIALGPFFDPPAVSGDVPSERPSPRWDFGYLSLPWPHKNHRRLLEAFVLLAEQGLTPTLALTVPEAMDARLARYIEEVKRDCGVRVTNLDALPHEGIAEFYRSIGALIFPSLSESFALPLLEAGALNVPIIAAERDYVRDVAVPRETFDPESPRSIMRAVLRFLGSPDKPPGVPRSSEFLGWLSQIAQARLPRPVPGAAGAPHREN; encoded by the coding sequence ATGAGGCTGATCATCCATGCGCCGTTCATGTACGCGGGCGGCGGCAAGTCGCTGTTGCTCGGTCTGCTCCGCGGGTTGCGCGATCACCGGGAGGATTTCTCCCAGGTCATGGTCGTGCGGGACCGGCGTTTCGAGGAAGACTATATCCGTGGGTCCGAAGCCACCGTGCTCGCGACGGTCGACCCTACACTCCGCAGCTGGCTCCGGGCGGAACGGCTCCTGGCCGCCACGGCGCAGGAGGATGATGTGGTCCTGTGTCTCGCGAACGTGCCGCCGCTCTTTCGGACCAAAGGCTTCGTCGTGACCTATGTCCAGAACACCTACGTCGCCGGCACCGACCCCGGCGTCCGTTTGTCCTGGCCTCGCCGTTTCCCGATCTGGTTTCAGCGGGCCTGGTTCCGATTGACCTTGGACCATAGCCACCTGTTCTTCGTGCAGACGCCCAGCATGCGGGACCGCCTGCTCGCACGCACGCCCATCCGCCGGGAACGTATTGCGCTGGGCCCGTTTTTCGACCCGCCGGCCGTTTCCGGCGATGTCCCCTCGGAGCGGCCGTCGCCCCGTTGGGATTTCGGCTACCTTTCTCTTCCCTGGCCGCACAAGAACCATCGGCGACTCCTCGAGGCCTTCGTCTTGCTGGCGGAACAGGGGCTGACTCCCACGCTGGCGCTGACCGTGCCGGAGGCCATGGATGCGCGGCTGGCCCGATACATCGAGGAGGTCAAGCGGGATTGCGGCGTTCGGGTGACGAATCTCGACGCCCTGCCCCATGAGGGGATTGCGGAATTCTACCGTTCGATCGGCGCGCTCATCTTTCCATCCTTGAGCGAATCCTTCGCGTTGCCCCTCCTGGAAGCCGGCGCCTTGAACGTGCCGATCATCGCCGCGGAACGGGATTATGTGCGGGACGTGGCGGTTCCCCGCGAAACCTTCGATCCCGAGTCGCCACGCTCCATCATGCGGGCGGTCTTGCGCTTCCTCGGCTCGCCGGACAAGCCGCCGGGCGTTCCCCGGTCGTCGGAATTTCTCGGCTGGCTCTCGCAAATCGCCCAGGCCCGGTTGCCCCGGCCGGTCCCGGGGGCGGCCGGCGCGCCGCATCGGGAGAATTGA
- a CDS encoding bi-domain-containing oxidoreductase, which translates to MKQVVQNYRTGALKVDDVPTPPLHHGGLLVANRVSLISPGTEKSTVAVAHRSLVGKAMERPDMVRKVLHHIHRDGLVPTVKRVFERLDTPAALGYSCAGTALRIGKAVDRFSAGDRVACAGQQYASHAEVVYVPKNLCVRIPDGVDFEEAAFVTLGAIALQGVRQADPRLGERVAVIGLGLLGQLTVQLLKAAGCSVLGSDLDQDRLALAQEFGADAVVRPPDLIEAALAFSEGRGVDAVIITAGTKENGPVQVAGEIARQKGRVVVVGAVGMTLPREPYYRKELEFRLSMSYGPGRYDKEFEEKGRDYPFGYVRWTETRNMEAFLDLIRQRKVDVKRLVTHRFPIEQAEEAYRLLMDNTVPCLGLVITYPSNHERPETPVIAVSPVQPAASVVLGLIGAGQHVKDALLPALAGARDVSIRAVCTASGVTAKALADRIRAAYCTGDPQAVLADDAVNAVLIGTRHDTHADLVVRALEAGKHVFVEKPLCLTQEELDRIAAVYRERADQGLQLMVGLNRRFSRHAAEARALFRRRVDPLVMVYRVNAGAIPPTHWIQDPDVGGGRVLGEICHFVDYLQALCGALPVSVHARRIGRHSSGITDDQCVISLAFADGSIGTIVYTAGGDTVLPKERVEVFGNGRALTMDDFVRTDLYAQGRKRTFKSGERDKGFGEEMAQFVEAITRGKPPLIPFEQVWAVTRACLLAAQSLRTGAVYDV; encoded by the coding sequence ATGAAACAAGTCGTCCAGAATTACCGCACCGGCGCGTTGAAGGTCGACGATGTCCCTACGCCTCCGTTGCACCATGGAGGGCTGCTGGTCGCCAATCGGGTGTCGTTGATCAGCCCCGGAACCGAGAAGTCCACCGTCGCCGTCGCGCACAGGAGCCTGGTGGGCAAAGCGATGGAGCGACCGGACATGGTGCGCAAAGTGCTCCATCACATCCACAGAGACGGCCTGGTCCCGACCGTGAAGCGCGTGTTCGAACGACTCGATACCCCCGCCGCCCTGGGCTATAGCTGCGCGGGCACGGCGCTGCGGATCGGCAAGGCGGTCGATCGCTTCTCCGCCGGAGACCGGGTGGCTTGCGCTGGCCAGCAGTACGCGTCTCACGCCGAAGTGGTGTACGTGCCGAAGAACCTGTGCGTCAGAATTCCCGACGGCGTCGATTTTGAAGAGGCCGCGTTCGTCACGCTCGGCGCCATCGCGTTACAGGGAGTCCGCCAGGCCGACCCGCGCTTGGGCGAGCGCGTCGCAGTCATCGGTCTGGGCCTGTTGGGTCAATTGACGGTTCAGTTGTTGAAAGCGGCGGGCTGTTCCGTGCTCGGATCGGATTTGGACCAGGACAGGCTCGCGCTGGCGCAGGAGTTCGGCGCAGACGCCGTCGTTCGCCCGCCGGACCTCATCGAAGCGGCGCTGGCGTTCTCCGAGGGACGCGGCGTCGATGCCGTCATCATCACTGCCGGCACCAAGGAGAACGGACCCGTCCAGGTCGCCGGGGAAATCGCCCGGCAGAAAGGACGGGTCGTCGTGGTGGGCGCGGTCGGCATGACGCTCCCGCGGGAGCCCTATTACAGGAAAGAACTCGAATTCCGGCTGTCGATGTCCTACGGACCCGGCCGTTACGACAAGGAGTTCGAGGAAAAAGGGCGCGACTATCCGTTCGGGTATGTGCGTTGGACGGAGACCCGCAACATGGAAGCGTTCCTCGACCTGATCCGGCAACGCAAGGTCGATGTCAAGCGTCTGGTGACCCATCGATTTCCGATCGAGCAGGCCGAAGAAGCCTACCGGCTCCTGATGGACAACACGGTGCCCTGCCTGGGGCTGGTGATCACGTATCCGTCGAATCACGAGCGACCAGAAACGCCGGTGATCGCCGTGTCGCCGGTTCAACCGGCGGCCTCCGTGGTTCTGGGGTTGATCGGAGCCGGGCAGCACGTGAAGGACGCGCTGCTCCCGGCGCTGGCGGGAGCGCGGGACGTGTCGATCCGGGCCGTGTGCACCGCTTCCGGCGTCACCGCCAAGGCCTTGGCCGATCGGATCCGCGCCGCGTACTGCACCGGCGATCCGCAGGCCGTCCTGGCGGACGACGCCGTCAACGCCGTTCTGATCGGAACCCGGCATGACACGCACGCGGACCTGGTCGTCCGGGCGTTGGAGGCCGGCAAGCACGTGTTCGTGGAAAAACCGCTCTGCCTGACGCAGGAGGAACTGGACCGTATCGCGGCGGTGTATCGGGAACGGGCCGACCAAGGGCTGCAGCTCATGGTGGGGCTCAACCGTCGATTCTCCCGGCATGCCGCTGAGGCGCGCGCGTTGTTCCGCCGGCGCGTCGATCCGCTGGTCATGGTGTACCGGGTGAATGCGGGGGCCATCCCGCCTACGCACTGGATTCAGGACCCTGATGTGGGAGGCGGTCGCGTGCTCGGGGAAATCTGCCATTTCGTGGACTACCTTCAGGCGCTGTGCGGCGCGCTTCCGGTTTCGGTGCACGCTAGAAGGATCGGCCGGCACAGCTCCGGGATCACCGACGACCAGTGCGTCATCAGCCTGGCGTTCGCCGATGGCTCCATCGGGACGATCGTTTATACAGCAGGGGGAGATACCGTGCTGCCCAAGGAACGGGTCGAAGTGTTCGGCAACGGACGGGCCCTGACGATGGACGATTTCGTGCGGACCGATCTCTATGCGCAAGGCCGCAAGCGGACGTTCAAGTCCGGAGAGCGCGACAAAGGCTTCGGGGAGGAAATGGCGCAATTCGTCGAGGCGATCACGCGCGGGAAGCCGCCGTTGATTCCCTTCGAGCAGGTGTGGGCCGTCACCCGCGCCTGCCTGTTGGCCGCGCAAAGCCTGCGAACGGGAGCCGTGTATGACGTCTGA